ATCATTTAATCGCTGGATAATTTTATCTGTTAGCGCTTCCCACCCTTTTCCTTTATGTGAATTAGCCTGACCTCCTTGAACAGTGAGAACTGTATTCAATAGCAAAACGCCTTGATCGGTCCAATGCTTTAAATAGCCGTTATTTGGGATGTAACAGCCTAAATCATTTTGTAACTCCTGATAAATATTTTGCAAGGAAGGTGGCGTTCTAACCCCTTTTTGCACAGAAAACGAAAGCCCGTGAGCTTGCCCTTTTCCGTGATACGGGTCCTGCCCAAGGATGACTACTTTTGTATGATGAAAAGAAGTATATTTTAACGCATTAAAAATATCATACATGTCTGGATAAACTGGCTTTGTCCCATATTCAGATTTTAAAAACTCACGAAGCTTTAAATAATAATCTTGCTTGAATTCGTTTGCTAATAACTCGTCCCAATCATTACCAATATGTATCATGCTTTAGTCTCCCCATCTTTTTTCCTTTATTATACAAAAAAAATGAACAAGAAGCACTTTTTATTCATGGAGATTGTACTATTTGATGAATGAAGCACTTCAATGCTCAATAGGAATAATATAAAACACTTGAAAGGATGGTATAAGCAAACCTTCCTTTTACTTGGTCTTCTTTCATTAAAGCGTCATTACCAACAGCATAGTAAGCATAAATCCTTTTAGAATCATTGTAATAAGCAAAAGAATACGCTAGCTCGCAGTTGTTTGGTGAATTTAATTTTTGTTCATTTTTACTGGTTAACGGCTGTCCATTAACAAAATGTTTTTTTCCTTTACCCATTTTTGCCAATTTGCGTAATCTTTCTTCGTTGTGATCGTTTTAGAAAACCATTCATGGCCATATGCAAATGGAGGAATATGGCATTTTATATTTTTAATAGCAATGATTTCATCTTGTGGAATTCCTGATTTATGAATAACTTTATTTATTTCATTATCTGCACGTTTTGTAATCATATGTACATACAAATAATGACCTCCTATACTTAAGACAATAAGTATGAATAAAGGAATTAAGATGCGTTTCCATTTTTTCATTTTTTGTGTGCTCCTAAAAATTAAAATGTCTTTACCTACTTTCAATTAAAAAACAAGAGTCAAGGCTTCCTACGATTTAAAAAATAGAGCGTAGGTGCTACATTTCAAACACGACAAATCGAGCGAAAGCGTTTGTATTGAAGCAGTTGGCCAGAAGCCGGAAGCAGAGCGTACGACTGTACGTGAGAACCGGAAGTCTGGCCAACTGCTTCAATACGAGCGCGCTTGTCGCCGATTTATTTTGTGTATGTCAACAAACCTTAACGATCGCCACGGCGCCATGTAAATGGCCACCAATTCCCTCTACCAAACAATTTCACCATGACTGGTACAAATAGTGGTAATATCACAAGCGCGTAAAGTACCAATCCGATTAAAACAATTGTTGCGATAATAAGAAGTGACAATACTCCAGCTGGCATCATTGCGGCAAATGTTCCACCAAGAATAATGACTGCTGAGAAAATCACGCCACCCATATTTTTCATTGTTAAAATCATACGTTCTTTAATTGGCATGCCTACATACTCATTAAAACGATTCATCAAGAAAATCGAATAATCAATACCCAGCGCAACGAGTACAACAAAGCCAAAGAACGGAGCAGCCCAAGTGATTCCATTTTGTCCAAGCATTCGGACGAAAATGATTTCCGTAAAGCCAAGCGCTGTAAAATAAGTTAAGACAAGCGATGCAATCAAATAAATTGGCATAATAATCGATCTGAGTAAAAGAACTAATGTAACGAAAACACTCGCAAGAACAACGATTAAAACAAGGTGATAATCGGCACTCGACATTTGTTTCGTATCATGATTCATACTCGTCATTCCACCAATACCAATATGAGCATTTTCTAGCTTTGTTCCTTTTAAGCTTGCATCTAGTCGATCGTTAATTTGATCCATTGCTTTCATTGCTTGATTGGAATAGGGGTTCTCTTTTAAAACAACATTGATTGTGGCAAGTTTTCCATCATTTGAAATATACTGTTCAAGCGCTTTTTGGTAATTTTTATTTTGCATGAGCTGATCAGGTACATAGATTCCTGAGTTGGCATAAGGTTCTTTTGACCAGTCAGAAATTAAGCTGTTTGCCGAATTCAAGCCTGTTTTCACTTGACCAAGACCGCTTGCTCCATCTTTTAAACCACTTGTTAACTGACCAATTTGTGATCCCATACTGGAAAAACCTTTAGAAAGTTCATTTTGGCCGGTTGAAATTCGGTCGAGAGCAGCCGTAATTTGTGGCATCTTACTAATCGCTTGATCTTGTCCAGCAGCTGTTTGATTTAGGCCTGTTTCAAGCTGATTTAAGCCCTGTTCTAATTGAGCCAGTCCTGAATCAAAAGAATCAAGGCCATTTGCGATCTGCGTTGATTGTTCATTTAATTGTTTCATCGCGGAAGAGAGGCTCGAAATATTTTGATTTAATTGTTGTAGTTGCGTTTTCATGGTAGACATTTGTTTTTGTAAATTTTGCTGAAATTGACTAGTCGCCCCATTCAAACCTTGAATATTTTTCCCAAGTTGTACAAAGCTTGAGTCCGTTGCAAGTTCCGGATGTTCTTTTGCTAGCGCTTGGTAAGAAGCAGCTACTTTTTTCATTTGGTTTTCTAACGCGCTTGTATCGATGGCGGGTTGATTGCTACCACCAATTTGATTTAAGCCATTTGCCACTTTTGTTAAATTTTGCTGAACTTGGCGATAGCCAGATTGGATCGCTTTTTCTCCAGAACGCAATTTAGTAAGTTCAGCTCTTGCTTTTTTCACACCATCTTTTAAATCGCTTGCACCCGCTGCCCCTTGTTTGATCCCCGTGGAGATTTGAGTGAAAGCTTTTTGCAAATTGTTTATACCGTTTTTGGTTTGATCTGTTCCATTTTGTAAACCATCTATTCCTGACACAGCTTGATTTAATTGTGGTGTCGACTTATCCAACTGTTGGCTTGCTGAGTTCAAGCCTTTTTGTACTTGTCCGATCCCATCGTTCGCTTTATTCACACCTTGATGAACGCCACTTGCTTGGTTATTAACATAGATATCTTTTAATCTTTCGCCAGCAGGTCGACTTGCACTCATGACCATGTCCACGTTTTTTAAACCAGCTAAGTCGCTAGAAATTTTTTCGATTAGTGCAATGTATTCGCCCGTTTTCATATTGTCATCATTTTCGAGAAAAATTTGCGTTGGTGCAACTTTTCCAGCGCCAAAACGATCAGAAACAATTTCAAATCCTTTTTTAGATGGATATTTATCACTAATTTCATCAAGTGAGTTAAAATTTTCCTGCCCTGTGTACAAGATAATTGGTGGAATTGTGATAATGGCAACGATAAGTAGTGCTATTAATGGGCGTGCAAAGGCGAAGCTCCCAGCAAATCCCCATAATTTATTTTCTTTGTGCTCGATATTTTTACTTAATGGCCAAAATAAATAACGTCCTAGTAGTACCATAAAAAAGGGTACAATCGTGTAAAGTCCAAGAAGTAAGACAACGATGCCCACGCCTACAGCAACAGCAGAACGATAAAGGTCAAACTGGACAAAATAAAGTGAAACAAAAGCAACTAAAACAGCAATCGCGC
This DNA window, taken from Listeria sp. PSOL-1, encodes the following:
- a CDS encoding uracil-DNA glycosylase, translated to MIHIGNDWDELLANEFKQDYYLKLREFLKSEYGTKPVYPDMYDIFNALKYTSFHHTKVVILGQDPYHGKGQAHGLSFSVQKGVRTPPSLQNIYQELQNDLGCYIPNNGYLKHWTDQGVLLLNTVLTVQGGQANSHKGKGWEALTDKIIQRLNDKKEPLVFLLWGNNAKQKQALLNNPNHAVFTSSHPSPYSADYGFFGSRHFSKTNAFLAEHDLTPVDWQIPNV
- a CDS encoding MMPL family transporter; translated protein: MKQVMRFKWLVAIFWIILVAVLAFTAPNMNDLVRENGEIKLPDGYASSIAKKLQKKHDSNKEGEQYLAVYTSNKKLTKDDFKQIEKKLTSIEQNKAQYHVTEMMTSFNQPDSKDQFIAKDGKTMIASLTIDASNKSVKKIRSDLDKKMEIKGISHYLTGNALIQEDVIQGSEDGLHKTEGITVVFILVVLFLVFRSVVAPLIPLLTVGITYLASQSIVAFLVKYLGFPVSTYTQIFMVCIMFGIGTDYCILLMSRFKEEFGAKGNAPDAIVTTYKTAGKTVIYSAIAVLVAFVSLYFVQFDLYRSAVAVGVGIVVLLLGLYTIVPFFMVLLGRYLFWPLSKNIEHKENKLWGFAGSFAFARPLIALLIVAIITIPPIILYTGQENFNSLDEISDKYPSKKGFEIVSDRFGAGKVAPTQIFLENDDNMKTGEYIALIEKISSDLAGLKNVDMVMSASRPAGERLKDIYVNNQASGVHQGVNKANDGIGQVQKGLNSASQQLDKSTPQLNQAVSGIDGLQNGTDQTKNGINNLQKAFTQISTGIKQGAAGASDLKDGVKKARAELTKLRSGEKAIQSGYRQVQQNLTKVANGLNQIGGSNQPAIDTSALENQMKKVAASYQALAKEHPELATDSSFVQLGKNIQGLNGATSQFQQNLQKQMSTMKTQLQQLNQNISSLSSAMKQLNEQSTQIANGLDSFDSGLAQLEQGLNQLETGLNQTAAGQDQAISKMPQITAALDRISTGQNELSKGFSSMGSQIGQLTSGLKDGASGLGQVKTGLNSANSLISDWSKEPYANSGIYVPDQLMQNKNYQKALEQYISNDGKLATINVVLKENPYSNQAMKAMDQINDRLDASLKGTKLENAHIGIGGMTSMNHDTKQMSSADYHLVLIVVLASVFVTLVLLLRSIIMPIYLIASLVLTYFTALGFTEIIFVRMLGQNGITWAAPFFGFVVLVALGIDYSIFLMNRFNEYVGMPIKERMILTMKNMGGVIFSAVIILGGTFAAMMPAGVLSLLIIATIVLIGLVLYALVILPLFVPVMVKLFGRGNWWPFTWRRGDR